One Clostridium novyi NT genomic window carries:
- a CDS encoding ATP-dependent Clp protease ATP-binding subunit, whose protein sequence is MEMCSICKKNIATIYTAKIEDGKTKMVGICLECAKKMGMPIMDQFMKQAGITSEDMDNLTEQMNKVFEETNIDDLANNNFLTNVLNGIFPKNDEEDYADNLDSLEFDKEKTSEKDKTNSEGIRTKNIFKNKKKTKYLNKYGINLTDKAKEHKVDKVVGRNREIDRVIQILNRRNKNNPILIGEPGVGKTAIAEGLAVRISEKNVPAKLFETEVYLLDLTAVVAGTQFRGQFESRMKSIIDEAKSNGNVILVIDELHNIMGAGEAQGGSMNAANILKPALARGEIQVIGATTLDEYRKYIEKDSALERRFQPVLVEEPTVEETIEILEGIKDYYEQYHQVKISHEVIENAVNLSERYINDRFLPDKAIDVIDEASSRANLKNKGLVELKSLEDELEKVQNEKQKAADSDDYEKAAECKVEECRLKDKIDELRKQCTDVELTTEDIAFVIEAWTKIPVQRITEEEGEKLINLEERLHKRVIGQNEAVKSLGRAIRRNRLGFRKKKKPASFIFVGPTGVGKTELVKALASDLFESEDALIRIDMSEYMEKHTVSKLIGAPPGYVGYDNGGQLTEKVRRKPYSVILLDEIEKAHPDVFNMLLQILEDGRLTDSQGRMVSFENTVIIMTSNVGTNFKSDSIGFGKEGYDAMEIRVKEALKETFRPEFINRIDEIVVFNNLNKEELYKIIDLMIDEVKNEIKGKKLTLTIDDTVKDYILKIGYDKKYGARPLRRAIQRHIEDEIAEAYLLKKFKEGSNINAKVVDDKIVLE, encoded by the coding sequence ATGGAAATGTGTTCCATTTGCAAAAAGAATATAGCAACTATATACACAGCAAAGATAGAAGATGGAAAAACAAAAATGGTTGGAATATGTTTGGAGTGCGCTAAAAAAATGGGTATGCCCATAATGGATCAATTCATGAAGCAAGCGGGAATAACTTCAGAAGATATGGATAATCTAACAGAACAGATGAATAAAGTATTTGAAGAGACTAATATAGATGATTTAGCAAATAATAATTTTCTTACTAATGTTTTAAATGGAATATTTCCTAAAAATGATGAAGAAGATTATGCAGATAATTTAGATTCTCTTGAATTTGATAAAGAGAAAACATCAGAGAAAGATAAAACTAATAGTGAAGGTATAAGAACTAAAAACATATTTAAGAATAAGAAAAAGACAAAATATTTAAATAAATATGGAATAAATTTAACTGATAAGGCAAAAGAGCATAAGGTTGATAAAGTAGTTGGTAGAAATAGAGAAATAGATAGAGTAATTCAAATTTTAAATAGAAGAAATAAAAATAATCCAATATTAATAGGTGAACCAGGTGTAGGTAAAACAGCTATTGCGGAGGGATTGGCAGTTAGAATTTCAGAAAAAAATGTTCCAGCAAAATTATTTGAGACTGAAGTGTACTTGTTAGATCTTACAGCAGTTGTTGCAGGGACTCAATTTCGAGGGCAATTTGAAAGTAGAATGAAGTCCATAATTGATGAAGCTAAATCAAATGGTAATGTTATATTGGTAATTGATGAGCTTCATAATATAATGGGTGCAGGAGAAGCACAAGGTGGCTCTATGAATGCTGCAAACATTTTAAAACCTGCTCTTGCAAGAGGTGAGATACAAGTAATAGGAGCAACCACTTTAGATGAGTATAGAAAATATATAGAAAAAGATTCTGCTCTAGAGAGAAGATTTCAACCTGTCTTAGTAGAAGAACCTACAGTTGAGGAAACTATAGAAATATTAGAAGGCATAAAAGATTACTATGAACAATATCATCAAGTTAAAATATCTCATGAAGTAATTGAAAACGCTGTAAATCTATCAGAAAGATATATAAATGATAGATTCTTACCTGACAAAGCTATAGATGTAATTGATGAAGCGAGTTCCAGAGCTAACTTAAAAAATAAAGGATTAGTTGAATTAAAGTCACTAGAAGATGAACTTGAAAAAGTTCAAAATGAAAAACAAAAGGCAGCTGATAGTGATGACTATGAAAAAGCAGCAGAATGTAAAGTAGAAGAATGCAGGTTAAAAGATAAAATAGATGAATTGAGAAAACAATGTACTGATGTAGAATTAACCACTGAAGATATTGCATTTGTAATAGAAGCTTGGACTAAAATACCAGTTCAAAGAATTACAGAAGAAGAAGGGGAAAAACTTATAAACCTAGAAGAAAGACTTCACAAAAGAGTTATAGGGCAAAATGAAGCAGTAAAATCTTTAGGGAGGGCAATACGTCGTAATAGATTAGGATTTAGAAAAAAGAAAAAACCAGCTTCATTTATATTTGTTGGACCTACAGGAGTTGGAAAAACAGAACTTGTAAAAGCACTTGCAAGTGATTTATTTGAAAGTGAAGATGCTTTAATTAGAATAGATATGTCTGAGTACATGGAAAAGCACACTGTATCTAAGTTAATTGGAGCGCCTCCAGGATATGTAGGATATGATAATGGAGGACAATTAACAGAAAAAGTTAGAAGAAAGCCATATTCAGTAATACTTTTAGATGAAATAGAAAAAGCTCATCCAGATGTATTTAATATGTTGCTTCAAATACTTGAAGATGGAAGACTTACAGATAGCCAAGGAAGAATGGTTTCTTTTGAAAACACAGTAATTATAATGACATCAAATGTAGGTACTAACTTTAAAAGTGATAGCATAGGTTTTGGAAAAGAAGGCTATGATGCTATGGAAATCCGTGTTAAAGAAGCTTTAAAAGAAACATTTAGACCGGAGTTTATAAATAGAATAGATGAAATAGTGGTATTTAACAATTTAAATAAAGAAGAATTATATAAAATCATTGATTTAATGATAGATGAAGTTAAAAATGAGATTAAAGGAAAGAAATTAACATTAACTATTGATGATACAGTAAAAGATTATATCCTAAAAATAGGATATGATAAAAAATACGGTGCTAGACCTTTAAGAAGAGCTATACAAAGACATATTGAAGATGAAATAGCAGAAGCATATCTTCTTAAAAAGTTTAAAGAAGGTTCTAACATAAATGCAAAAGTAGTTGATGATAAAATTGTTTTAGAATAG
- a CDS encoding YtrH family sporulation protein, translating to MSNFFTSTIYSFLVSFGIIVGGSFAVGVGAIITNHPPLKTMIELGESIKIWAVATAIGGTFSSFEILEEGFFRGNINSLIKQVIYILAALIGANMAIRLLRLIEKCGFLWTK from the coding sequence GTGTCTAATTTTTTTACTAGTACCATATATAGTTTTTTAGTATCTTTTGGAATTATAGTTGGAGGAAGTTTTGCTGTAGGTGTGGGAGCTATTATTACAAATCATCCACCATTAAAAACCATGATAGAACTAGGAGAAAGTATAAAAATATGGGCAGTTGCAACAGCCATTGGAGGAACATTTTCTTCTTTTGAAATATTAGAAGAAGGATTTTTTAGAGGAAATATAAATTCATTAATAAAACAAGTCATATATATATTAGCTGCATTAATTGGAGCAAATATGGCAATAAGACTTTTAAGACTTATAGAAAAGTGTGGATTTTTATGGACAAAATGA
- a CDS encoding aminotransferase class V-fold PLP-dependent enzyme, producing the protein MIILDTSLYRKLVVAVNTKVPLITGEYGQAINFDNAATTPPFKTVINDIIKFMYLYSSVHRGFGYKSQFSTKIYENSRNVVAKFVNCSTEANSIIFVKNTTEAINKLASTLYPKLKDSVVLSTDMEHHSNDLPWRKYNVDYISIDKNCRLSLDDLTMKLQEYNGRVKLVAVTGASNVTGYKNPIHKIAKIVHSYGAKLLVDGAQLVPHAMVDMKPMDSDEHIDYLAFSAHKMYAPFGSGVLIGPKSDFNDVAPDYSGGGTVDIVTHDYIKWLDTPNKDEAGSPNVFGVVALASALETLNKIGMTNVERYENYLSKYLIDALKNIPGLKIYCDDNPSYNHIATIPFNIIGMNHETVAKILSYEFGISVRDGCFCAQPYVQKILGLTKKEIDDRILTGSHKPGMVRISLGIYNTPKEIDVLIYALTKITSKKEQYIKKYSSLPNDLYFPIYNK; encoded by the coding sequence ATGATTATATTGGATACTTCCCTATACAGAAAACTAGTAGTTGCTGTTAATACCAAAGTTCCACTAATAACTGGAGAATATGGTCAAGCTATAAATTTTGATAACGCGGCCACAACACCTCCATTTAAAACTGTAATAAATGATATTATAAAATTTATGTATTTGTATTCCTCCGTTCACAGAGGCTTTGGATATAAATCTCAGTTTTCTACTAAAATATATGAAAACAGCAGAAATGTTGTTGCAAAATTTGTTAACTGTAGCACAGAAGCTAATTCAATAATATTTGTAAAAAATACAACAGAAGCTATAAATAAACTGGCAAGTACTCTTTATCCTAAACTTAAAGATTCAGTAGTTTTATCAACAGATATGGAACATCACTCAAACGATCTTCCATGGAGAAAATACAATGTTGATTATATATCTATAGATAAAAATTGTAGATTATCTTTAGATGACTTAACAATGAAACTTCAAGAATATAATGGCCGTGTTAAACTTGTAGCTGTAACAGGTGCTTCAAATGTAACTGGTTATAAAAATCCTATTCATAAAATTGCAAAAATAGTCCACAGTTATGGTGCAAAACTTTTAGTTGATGGAGCCCAATTAGTACCCCATGCAATGGTTGACATGAAGCCTATGGATTCAGATGAGCATATAGATTATCTTGCTTTTTCTGCTCATAAAATGTATGCACCATTTGGTAGTGGAGTTTTAATTGGTCCTAAATCTGATTTTAATGATGTTGCACCTGATTATTCAGGTGGAGGAACTGTAGATATAGTAACTCATGATTATATAAAATGGCTAGATACTCCAAATAAAGATGAAGCAGGTTCCCCTAACGTTTTTGGCGTTGTTGCTCTTGCATCAGCACTTGAAACATTAAATAAAATTGGTATGACAAATGTTGAAAGATACGAAAATTATTTATCTAAATATCTTATAGATGCACTAAAAAATATTCCTGGACTAAAAATTTACTGCGACGATAATCCTTCTTACAATCACATAGCTACAATTCCATTTAATATAATTGGAATGAATCATGAAACGGTGGCTAAAATTTTGTCTTATGAATTTGGTATTTCTGTACGAGATGGATGTTTTTGCGCTCAACCATATGTGCAAAAAATATTAGGATTAACCAAAAAAGAAATAGATGATAGGATTTTAACTGGTAGTCATAAACCAGGCATGGTTAGAATAAGTCTTGGAATTTATAATACTCCAAAGGAAATAGATGTTTTAATTTATGCACTTACTAAAATTACATCTAAAAAAGAACAATATATAAAAAAATACTCATCTTTACCTAATGATCTTTACTTTCCAATATATAATAAATAA